One window from the genome of Verrucomicrobiia bacterium encodes:
- a CDS encoding DUF2905 domain-containing protein: protein MNELGKFLVIAGLGLAALGVLLWTGFGRGWLGRLPGDINYTKGNFTFYFPIVTCILVSLFLTLILWLFRK, encoded by the coding sequence ATGAATGAGTTGGGCAAGTTTCTCGTGATAGCCGGACTGGGCTTGGCGGCGCTTGGGGTTTTGCTCTGGACCGGTTTTGGCCGTGGTTGGTTGGGACGGCTTCCGGGCGATATTAATTACACGAAAGGAAACTTCACTTTCTATTTTCCAATTGTGACCTGCATTTTGGTGAGCCTGTTCCTGACACTGATCCTATGGTTGTTCCGGAAGTGA
- a CDS encoding ATP-dependent Clp protease ATP-binding subunit: protein MSEEAMNNFTPRAQQVLALARKEADRFNHNFVGTEHLLLGLIKLGQGVAVNVLQKLGLDLETVRMEVEKQVGTGPDQKMIGNIPYTPRVKKVLALAAKEAKALNHTYVGTEHILLGLLREGDGVAARVLKNLDVDIEQTRQEILKELDPNFAAQEESGSAESPSEKPAPEKKGEIKTPALKAFGRDLTDIARKGEMDPVIGRKSEIERVIQILCRRTKNNPVLLGEAGVGKTAIVEGLAQEIAAGNVPELLRDKRVITLDLALMVAGTKYRGQFEERIKAVMDEIRRSKNIILFIDELHTIVGAGSAEGTMDASNIIKPALSRGELQCIGATTLNEYRKYIEKDAALERRFQAVKVEAPSIDEAILILKGLRPKYEEHHKAEFTDKAIEASVKLSDRYITDRYLPDKAIDLMDEAGSRARIGTMTRPPEVKVLEGDIEEIKAKKERAIKNQDFEGAAAMRDKEKQAKEKLETVLKEWRTAREEKRVKVDEEDILHVVSKWTGIPLQRMEQGEMQRLMQVETEMDKVVIGQKEAVSAMCKALRRSRADLKDPRRPIGTFALLGPTGVGKTLLAKTLAEQLFGDSKALIQLDMSEYMEKFNVSRLIGSPPGYVGYEEGGQLTEQVRRKPYSVVLFDEIEKAHPDVWNLLLQILEEGKLTDNIGRVVNFRNTIILMTSNVGSDTIKKQSTMGFSPISDENSYERMREKILDEAKRTFRPEFLNRLDDIIVFRALTKPDLIQILDLEINKVMHRLKARNIVLQLDEGAKDFLVTRGYDPQYGARPMRRGVERFLEDPLAEEILKGAFHEGEPILVSVDKDRLVFSQKAQTEGAALSS from the coding sequence ATGAGCGAAGAAGCGATGAACAATTTTACCCCGCGAGCCCAACAGGTCCTCGCACTCGCCCGCAAAGAGGCTGACCGGTTTAACCACAATTTCGTCGGCACCGAGCACCTCCTCCTGGGCCTTATCAAACTCGGCCAGGGCGTCGCCGTCAACGTCCTCCAGAAACTTGGCCTCGACCTGGAAACCGTCCGCATGGAAGTCGAGAAGCAGGTCGGCACCGGGCCTGACCAAAAAATGATCGGCAACATCCCTTACACACCGCGTGTCAAAAAGGTCCTCGCCCTCGCCGCCAAAGAAGCCAAGGCCCTTAACCATACCTATGTCGGCACCGAACATATCCTTTTAGGCCTCCTGCGCGAAGGTGATGGCGTCGCCGCCCGCGTCCTCAAAAACCTCGACGTCGATATCGAACAGACCCGTCAGGAAATCCTCAAGGAACTCGACCCCAATTTCGCCGCCCAGGAAGAATCCGGCTCCGCTGAATCTCCTTCCGAAAAGCCGGCCCCGGAGAAGAAGGGCGAAATCAAAACCCCGGCCCTCAAGGCCTTTGGACGCGACCTCACCGATATCGCCCGCAAAGGCGAGATGGACCCCGTCATCGGACGTAAGAGCGAAATCGAACGCGTCATCCAAATCCTTTGCCGCCGCACCAAAAACAACCCCGTCCTCCTCGGCGAGGCCGGTGTCGGCAAAACCGCCATCGTCGAGGGCCTCGCTCAGGAAATCGCCGCCGGCAATGTCCCCGAACTGCTTCGGGACAAACGCGTCATCACCCTCGACCTCGCCCTCATGGTCGCCGGCACCAAATACCGCGGCCAGTTTGAAGAGCGCATCAAAGCCGTCATGGACGAAATCCGCCGCTCCAAGAACATTATCCTCTTCATTGACGAGCTCCATACCATTGTCGGCGCCGGGTCCGCCGAAGGCACCATGGATGCCTCCAATATTATCAAGCCCGCCCTCAGCCGCGGTGAACTCCAGTGCATCGGCGCCACCACCCTCAACGAATACCGCAAATACATCGAAAAAGACGCCGCCCTCGAACGCCGGTTCCAGGCCGTCAAGGTCGAAGCACCCTCCATCGATGAGGCCATCCTCATCCTCAAGGGGCTCCGACCCAAATACGAAGAGCACCACAAAGCCGAATTTACTGACAAGGCCATCGAAGCCTCTGTCAAACTCTCCGACCGTTATATCACCGACCGGTACCTCCCGGATAAGGCCATCGATCTCATGGATGAAGCCGGCTCCCGCGCCCGCATCGGCACCATGACCCGCCCGCCTGAAGTCAAGGTCCTCGAAGGCGACATCGAGGAAATTAAGGCCAAGAAAGAGCGCGCCATCAAGAACCAGGATTTCGAGGGCGCTGCCGCCATGCGCGACAAAGAAAAGCAAGCCAAGGAAAAGCTCGAGACCGTTTTGAAAGAGTGGCGCACCGCCCGCGAGGAAAAGCGCGTCAAGGTCGATGAAGAGGACATCCTCCATGTCGTCTCCAAATGGACCGGCATCCCCCTCCAGCGCATGGAGCAGGGCGAAATGCAGCGCCTGATGCAGGTCGAAACCGAGATGGACAAGGTCGTCATCGGCCAGAAAGAAGCCGTCTCCGCCATGTGCAAAGCCCTTCGCCGCTCCCGCGCCGATCTCAAAGACCCGCGCCGCCCCATCGGCACCTTTGCCCTCCTCGGCCCTACGGGGGTCGGCAAGACGTTGCTGGCCAAAACCCTTGCCGAACAATTATTCGGCGATTCCAAAGCCCTCATCCAACTCGACATGAGCGAGTACATGGAAAAATTCAATGTCTCGCGCCTGATCGGTTCCCCTCCGGGCTATGTCGGTTACGAGGAAGGCGGCCAGCTCACTGAACAGGTCCGCCGCAAACCCTATTCCGTGGTTCTCTTCGACGAAATCGAGAAGGCCCATCCTGATGTCTGGAACCTGCTCCTGCAGATTCTCGAAGAGGGCAAGCTGACCGATAACATCGGACGGGTCGTCAATTTCAGGAATACTATCATCCTGATGACCTCCAACGTCGGCAGCGACACAATCAAAAAACAATCTACCATGGGTTTTTCGCCCATTTCCGACGAGAACAGTTACGAGAGAATGCGCGAGAAGATCCTCGATGAGGCCAAAAGGACCTTCCGCCCCGAGTTCCTCAACCGCTTGGACGACATCATCGTTTTCCGCGCCCTCACCAAGCCCGACCTCATCCAGATTCTCGACCTCGAAATCAACAAAGTCATGCATCGGCTTAAGGCCCGCAACATTGTGCTGCAACTCGATGAGGGCGCCAAAGACTTCCTGGTCACCCGCGGCTACGACCCGCAATACGGCGCCCGCCCAATGCGTAGGGGCGTCGAGCGCTTCCTCGAAGACCCCTTGGCCGAAGAAATCCTCAAAGGCGCCTTCCACGAAGGCGAACCGATCCTTGTGAGCGTGGATAAAGACCGCCTGGTCTTCTCCCAAAAAGCCCAAACCGAGGGCGCCGCCCTTTCGAGCTAG